Proteins co-encoded in one Terriglobales bacterium genomic window:
- a CDS encoding M13 family metallopeptidase: MRTLTAFLLSLFLSLAAFAQSAQHGVLTQDMDRKADPCTNFFDYANGAWRAQNPIPSYMDRWSRRWQAGENNKEQLKDILEPIAQKQDWTKGSVDQLIGDYYAACMDEKRVNELGLAPLKPLLADVDAMKGPADVQRMIERLHDLGVTAPFGLYGAQDNHNPTQVIADVYASGLGLPDRDYYLKPEQRFQDARAKYRVHLANMFKLAGYSEADAQAASDTVFRMETDLAKASLDNVALRDPKATDHKTSIADLQKMTPHFDWTAYFAATHIPPEALNVDQPAFMAEVDRQLRETPLADWKTYLKWQLLHAAADSLSAPFVEESFNFYGRYLSGATEMKPRWKRCAESEDQLLGEALGQAYVKKYFPPEAKKRTQEMVQNLLLAMKQTIQGLEWMSPETKKKALEKLATFNVKVGYPDKWKDYSHVPISRDSYFDDVVAASRFNVDDDRAQIGKPVDRGRWGMTPPTSNAYYNAQLNEIVFPAGILQPPAFDMNAVDAVNYGSIGVVIGHEISHGFDDQGAQFDAVGALNNWWTADDLKRFQARTQCVVDQFDHYFIEPGIHHQGKLVLGESIGDLAGAKIAYVAFHLSLQGKPPAPTLDGFTPDQQFFIAWGQFRGDAVRPEFARSMVQGDPHPVAKYRVIGPLSNMPWFAKA, encoded by the coding sequence ATGCGAACCCTCACTGCCTTCCTGCTCAGCCTCTTTCTCTCGCTCGCCGCTTTCGCCCAGTCCGCCCAGCACGGCGTCCTGACACAGGACATGGACCGCAAGGCTGATCCCTGTACCAATTTCTTCGACTACGCCAACGGCGCCTGGCGCGCCCAGAACCCCATCCCCTCCTACATGGACCGCTGGAGCCGCCGCTGGCAGGCGGGCGAGAACAACAAGGAGCAGCTCAAGGACATCCTCGAGCCCATCGCGCAGAAGCAGGACTGGACCAAGGGCAGCGTCGATCAGCTCATCGGCGACTACTACGCCGCCTGCATGGACGAGAAGCGCGTGAACGAGCTCGGCTTGGCGCCCCTCAAACCGCTGCTCGCCGACGTCGATGCCATGAAAGGTCCCGCCGACGTGCAGCGCATGATCGAGCGCCTGCACGACCTGGGCGTGACCGCTCCCTTCGGACTTTACGGCGCTCAGGACAATCACAATCCCACGCAGGTGATCGCCGACGTGTACGCCAGCGGCCTGGGCCTTCCCGACCGCGACTACTACCTGAAGCCCGAGCAGCGCTTCCAGGACGCGCGTGCCAAGTACCGCGTCCACCTCGCCAACATGTTCAAGCTGGCGGGCTACAGCGAGGCCGACGCCCAGGCCGCCTCCGACACCGTCTTCAGGATGGAAACGGATCTGGCCAAGGCCTCGCTCGACAACGTCGCCCTGCGCGATCCCAAGGCCACCGACCACAAGACCAGCATCGCGGACCTGCAGAAGATGACCCCGCACTTCGACTGGACGGCGTACTTCGCGGCTACACACATCCCGCCCGAGGCCCTCAACGTCGATCAGCCCGCGTTCATGGCGGAAGTGGACCGCCAATTGCGCGAGACCCCGCTGGCCGACTGGAAGACCTATCTCAAGTGGCAGCTCCTGCACGCCGCCGCCGACTCGCTCTCCGCCCCCTTCGTCGAGGAGAGCTTCAACTTCTACGGCCGCTACCTCTCCGGCGCCACCGAGATGAAGCCTCGCTGGAAGCGCTGCGCCGAATCCGAAGACCAGTTGCTGGGCGAGGCGCTGGGGCAGGCGTATGTCAAGAAGTACTTCCCGCCCGAGGCCAAGAAGCGCACCCAGGAGATGGTGCAGAATTTGCTGCTGGCCATGAAGCAGACCATCCAGGGGCTGGAGTGGATGAGCCCGGAGACCAAGAAGAAGGCCCTGGAGAAACTAGCCACCTTCAACGTCAAGGTCGGCTATCCCGACAAGTGGAAGGACTACAGCCACGTCCCCATCTCGCGGGACTCCTACTTCGACGACGTAGTGGCCGCCAGCAGGTTCAACGTGGACGACGACCGCGCCCAAATCGGCAAGCCGGTGGACCGCGGCCGCTGGGGCATGACCCCGCCCACCTCCAACGCTTACTACAATGCCCAGCTCAACGAGATCGTCTTCCCCGCCGGCATCCTGCAGCCCCCCGCCTTCGATATGAACGCGGTCGACGCCGTCAACTACGGCTCCATCGGCGTGGTCATCGGCCACGAGATCAGCCACGGCTTCGACGATCAGGGTGCGCAGTTCGATGCCGTGGGCGCGCTCAACAACTGGTGGACCGCCGACGACCTCAAGCGCTTCCAGGCGCGCACCCAGTGCGTGGTCGACCAGTTCGACCACTACTTCATCGAGCCCGGCATCCATCACCAGGGCAAGCTGGTGCTGGGCGAGTCCATCGGCGACCTGGCCGGCGCCAAGATCGCTTATGTCGCCTTCCACCTGTCCTTGCAGGGCAAGCCGCCGGCGCCCACCCTCGACGGCTTCACCCCCGACCAGCAGTTCTTCATCGCCTGGGGCCAGTTCCGCGGCGACGCCGTCCGCCCGGAGTTCGCGCGCAGCATGGTCCAGGGCGACCCGCACCCGGTCGCCAAGTACCGCGTGATCGGCCCGCTGTCGAACATGCCGTGGTTCGCGAAGGC
- a CDS encoding thiamine pyrophosphate-binding protein, translated as MKMTGGDIAVRALEDEGIEFTFGIPGTHNIELYDSLARSARVRPLLVTDEQSASFMADGYARASGKLAAVNLVPGAGLTHAMSGIAEAFLDGVPMLVLSCGIRLHTTKGYQLHDVDQMAIARPVTKAQFRPAQGSEIYAAIRRACRLALTPPFGPVMVEVPVDHYLTRHEPGFETAPEALAPLPAPRPQQLDQLRALLTASRHPLLYLGAGAAAAGHDLVALAECLEAPVTTSIQGKSVFPEDHPLWLWCGFGEAAPPFVQKIVSGCDLTLAIGCRFSEVGTAGYGVEPRGPLVHVDVDPAVLNRNFPAELPIVSDAAAFIAALLPSLPPRGPDPGLRESIRAGHAEVWEGWATPQDAGRVWPPLLLKTLQAVLGPDVVYSTDSGNGTFLAMECLRLKNQRSFLAPVDYSCMGYSLPAALGAALACPGRPVVALPGDGAFLMTGLELLTAAQNRLPVMVFVLRDRELAQIAQFQQTVLDRKTCSELPGYDLAALCRGVGVECLALDSNAQVEGVVRKAEAVAQSKRPVVVDVAIDYSEKTYFTRGVVKVMAARLPLADRVRFLARALGRKLT; from the coding sequence ATGAAGATGACCGGCGGCGACATCGCCGTGCGCGCCCTGGAAGACGAAGGCATCGAGTTCACCTTCGGCATCCCCGGCACCCACAACATCGAGCTGTACGATTCCCTGGCCCGCTCCGCCCGTGTGCGCCCCCTGCTGGTCACCGACGAGCAGAGCGCCTCCTTCATGGCCGACGGCTACGCCCGCGCCTCCGGTAAGCTGGCCGCGGTGAACCTGGTGCCCGGCGCCGGCTTGACGCACGCCATGTCGGGCATCGCCGAAGCCTTCCTCGACGGCGTGCCCATGCTGGTGCTCTCCTGCGGCATCCGCCTGCACACCACCAAGGGCTACCAGTTGCACGACGTCGACCAGATGGCCATCGCCCGCCCCGTCACCAAGGCGCAGTTCCGTCCCGCGCAGGGGTCGGAGATCTACGCCGCCATCCGCCGCGCCTGCCGTCTCGCTCTCACGCCGCCCTTCGGCCCGGTGATGGTCGAGGTCCCCGTGGACCACTACCTCACCCGCCACGAGCCCGGCTTCGAGACCGCACCGGAAGCCTTGGCGCCGCTGCCCGCGCCTCGCCCCCAGCAGCTCGATCAACTGCGCGCGCTGCTGACGGCCAGCCGCCACCCGCTCCTCTATCTGGGCGCCGGCGCCGCCGCGGCCGGGCACGACCTGGTCGCGCTCGCCGAGTGCCTGGAAGCGCCCGTGACCACCAGCATCCAGGGCAAGAGCGTCTTCCCCGAGGATCACCCGCTGTGGCTGTGGTGCGGCTTCGGAGAGGCTGCGCCTCCCTTCGTGCAGAAGATCGTCTCCGGATGCGACCTCACGCTGGCCATCGGCTGCCGCTTTTCCGAGGTGGGCACCGCCGGCTACGGCGTCGAGCCCCGCGGCCCGCTGGTGCATGTGGACGTCGATCCTGCAGTGCTGAACAGGAACTTTCCCGCCGAGCTTCCCATCGTCTCCGACGCCGCCGCGTTCATCGCGGCCCTGCTGCCCTCGCTCCCGCCGCGCGGCCCCGACCCTGGCCTGCGCGAGTCCATCCGCGCCGGCCATGCCGAGGTGTGGGAAGGTTGGGCTACGCCGCAGGACGCCGGCCGCGTCTGGCCGCCGCTTCTGTTGAAGACGCTGCAAGCGGTGTTAGGCCCCGACGTCGTCTACTCCACCGACAGCGGCAACGGCACCTTCCTGGCCATGGAATGCCTGCGTCTCAAGAACCAGCGTTCTTTCCTGGCGCCCGTGGATTATTCCTGCATGGGCTATTCCCTGCCCGCAGCGCTGGGCGCGGCGCTGGCCTGCCCCGGCCGCCCCGTGGTCGCGCTGCCCGGCGACGGCGCCTTCCTCATGACCGGCCTGGAACTGCTGACCGCCGCCCAGAACCGGCTTCCGGTGATGGTTTTCGTGCTGCGCGACCGTGAGCTGGCGCAGATCGCGCAGTTCCAGCAGACCGTCCTCGATCGCAAGACCTGCAGCGAGCTGCCAGGCTACGACCTGGCCGCGCTCTGCCGCGGCGTGGGCGTCGAGTGCCTGGCGCTCGACAGCAACGCCCAGGTGGAGGGCGTGGTGCGCAAGGCGGAGGCGGTCGCGCAATCGAAGCGCCCGGTGGTAGTGGACGTCGCCATCGACTATTCCGAGAAGACCTACTTCACGCGCGGCGTGGTGAAGGTCATGGCCGCGCGCCTGCCGCTCGCCGACCGCGTGCGCTTCCTGGCCCGCGCCCTGGGCCGGAAGCTCACTTAG
- a CDS encoding GMC family oxidoreductase, whose translation MTRHSYDIVIIGSGAGGGTVAQELSPLCAKGARILVLEKGPKLRDDEFTGKEVEMSQALYGDGGGFLTADRTMTLAFGCAYGGSTVVYTGTSLLPPERVIAGWNVPGLTLDEITRRAAKYKEQNNVHPLPDSEINQNNRLFVEGCRRLGYRAEQFPVNIKGCRGSSLCNLGCPNQAKLGTNRVQLPAAERNGVEVVTRCEVLRLGEKKVFARVTPKPEGAKGQPSSWAPGDYEIDARVVVVAASAVNSPALLLRSGLGDGLPRLGHGFTCHPAFILVAEHPQPITNFVGHPKSYYLDQFAESERFVLETCMYFPFITAKSLEGFGEAHSSFLRAFPRLQMILVLACDHVNEHNRVSVDRDGRPVVHYRFTPETMRGLIRGAITSAKIFFAAGALRAHVPVAQDPTVETCSPERLEELAKTCAVVPGKTSISAAHLQGGCGMGRSPQDSVTDPNGRVHGQPWLFVADASLFPNSVEINPYLTIMALADRVAETIRQEAASLL comes from the coding sequence ATGACCCGCCACAGCTACGACATCGTCATCATCGGCTCGGGTGCGGGCGGCGGCACCGTCGCTCAGGAACTCTCCCCGCTGTGCGCCAAGGGCGCGCGCATCCTGGTCCTCGAAAAAGGCCCCAAGCTCCGCGACGACGAGTTCACCGGCAAGGAAGTGGAGATGTCGCAGGCGCTCTACGGCGACGGCGGCGGCTTTCTCACCGCCGACCGCACCATGACCCTGGCCTTCGGCTGCGCCTACGGCGGCTCGACCGTCGTCTATACCGGCACTTCCCTGCTGCCGCCGGAGCGCGTGATCGCGGGCTGGAACGTCCCCGGCCTCACCCTCGACGAGATCACCCGCCGTGCCGCCAAGTACAAAGAGCAGAACAACGTCCACCCGCTTCCCGACTCCGAGATCAACCAGAACAATCGCCTGTTCGTGGAAGGCTGCCGCCGCTTGGGCTACCGCGCCGAGCAGTTCCCGGTGAACATCAAGGGATGCCGCGGCTCCAGCCTGTGCAACCTGGGCTGCCCCAACCAGGCCAAGCTAGGCACCAACCGCGTGCAGCTTCCCGCCGCCGAGCGCAACGGCGTGGAGGTGGTCACGCGCTGCGAGGTGCTGCGCCTGGGGGAGAAGAAGGTCTTTGCGCGGGTGACGCCCAAGCCGGAAGGCGCGAAGGGCCAGCCTTCCTCCTGGGCGCCTGGGGACTACGAGATCGACGCCCGGGTGGTGGTCGTGGCCGCCAGCGCCGTCAACTCTCCCGCCCTGCTGCTGCGCTCCGGCCTGGGCGACGGCTTGCCCCGCTTGGGCCACGGCTTCACCTGCCATCCTGCTTTCATCCTGGTGGCTGAGCACCCGCAGCCCATCACCAACTTCGTCGGCCACCCCAAGAGCTACTACCTCGACCAATTCGCGGAGAGCGAGCGCTTCGTGCTCGAGACCTGCATGTACTTCCCCTTCATCACCGCCAAGAGCCTGGAGGGCTTCGGGGAGGCGCACAGCTCCTTCCTGCGCGCCTTTCCGCGGCTGCAGATGATCCTGGTGCTGGCCTGCGACCACGTGAACGAGCACAACCGCGTCAGCGTGGACCGCGACGGCCGCCCCGTGGTGCACTACCGCTTCACGCCCGAGACAATGAGGGGGCTCATCCGCGGCGCTATCACCTCGGCCAAGATCTTCTTCGCCGCGGGCGCGCTGCGTGCCCACGTCCCGGTCGCGCAGGATCCTACCGTCGAAACCTGCTCGCCCGAGCGCCTGGAAGAGCTGGCTAAGACCTGTGCCGTCGTCCCCGGCAAGACCTCCATCTCCGCAGCCCACCTGCAGGGGGGCTGCGGCATGGGACGCAGCCCGCAGGACTCGGTCACCGATCCCAACGGCCGCGTCCATGGCCAGCCCTGGCTCTTCGTCGCCGACGCCAGCCTCTTCCCCAACTCGGTCGAGATCAATCCCTACTTGACCATCATGGCCCTCGCCGACCGCGTGGCCGAGACCATCCGCCAGGAGGCGGCCTCCCTGCTATGA
- a CDS encoding gluconate 2-dehydrogenase subunit 3 family protein codes for MPPAVLAPVRSIFCAFVSTIVPEAAACDESQWAEVEALVEEVLRERPAALQRQLRIALRFLQWLPVLRFGHRFTALEPTRRARCLTRLENHSLQSVRLGFWGLRTLALLGYYGRPAAARAIGWRAEPRGWEAVR; via the coding sequence ATGCCGCCGGCCGTGCTCGCCCCGGTTCGTTCCATCTTCTGCGCCTTCGTCTCGACCATCGTGCCGGAGGCCGCCGCCTGCGACGAGTCCCAATGGGCGGAGGTGGAAGCGCTGGTCGAAGAGGTGCTGCGCGAGCGCCCCGCTGCGCTCCAGCGCCAGCTCCGGATCGCGCTGCGCTTCCTCCAGTGGCTGCCGGTGCTGCGCTTCGGACATCGCTTTACCGCGCTTGAGCCCACGCGCCGCGCCCGCTGCCTCACCCGCTTGGAGAACCACTCTCTCCAGTCCGTCCGCCTGGGCTTCTGGGGCTTGCGCACGCTGGCCCTGCTCGGCTACTACGGGCGCCCCGCCGCCGCTCGCGCTATCGGCTGGCGCGCCGAACCCCGCGGCTGGGAGGCGGTGCGATGA